The Coregonus clupeaformis isolate EN_2021a chromosome 18, ASM2061545v1, whole genome shotgun sequence genome has a segment encoding these proteins:
- the LOC121530632 gene encoding E3 ubiquitin-protein ligase CHFR isoform X1, which produces MEKRGRSQPWGKLVKMDTQSEVLLVNRECTVGRRKGCDLSFPSNKLVSGDHCKIVQDKSSGLVWLEDTSTNGTVINMSKLVKKQIHMLQNGDVIYFVYRKNEPGQNIAYMYQTIKPERTFSQDTIGGATRCSVMQQKAQTFPVTAAVCVSVEPFLVGPPREQQALEEPKPSTSSHLLHTVSSSTACSSAASLLHSSALDARQTEAQNRVTMLYKEEGDMEPERKRRKTDSADKDYDFGLPHTSSIAVVSPSPAKASLIRDLLGKAAVTVEGAKTDKMEESLTCVICQDLLHDCVSLQPCMHTFCAACYSDWMERSSLCPTCRCPVERIRKNHILNNLVEAYLIQHPEKCRSEEDLKSMDSRNKITRDMLQPKIERSFSDEEGSSDYLFELSDNDSDTSDIGQPFVMCRQCPGYRKEVCQVLWATGPAPLGPAPPTPEDRAGIPPGAGALSTCSDVPTTAPQDYTCPPLGSHVICTCCLQPMPDRRAELIGQHLSAQQCVACLRPFCHMYWGCQRIGCQGCLARFSELNLTDKCLDGVLNSNNYESEILQSYLSARGMSWRDMLQEGLQGLQQGTFYLSDYRINSNAILCFCCGLRAFGELAYKYRQNIPASALPAAVTSRPDCYWGRNCRTQVKAHHATKFNHICEQTRFKS; this is translated from the exons ATGGAGAAGCGTGGAAGGAGTCAACCGTGGGGGAAGTTAGTAAAAATGGACACTCAATCTGAAGTATTGCTTGTCAACAGGGAATGCACTGTCGGGCGACGAAAAG GCTGTGATCTTTCCTTTCCTTCTAACAAACTGGTCTCAGGGGATCACTGTAAGATAGTGCAAGATAAGAGCTCAGGGTTGGTGTGGCTGGAGGACACGAG CACCAATGGTACAGTGATTAACATGTCCAAGCTGGTGAAGAAGCAGATTCATATGCTGCAGAATGGAGACGTCATCTACTTTGTATACAGGAAAAACGAACCAGGGCAAA ACATTGCCTACATGTATCAGACCATAAAACCAGAGAGGACATTCTCACAAGACACAATTG GTGGTGCCACCAGATGCTCAGTAATGCAGCAGAAAGCCCAGACCTTCCCTGTTAccgcagcagtgtgtgtgtctgtggagcCATTCCTTGTTGGACCTCCACGGGAGCAGCAGGCCTTGGAGGAACCCaagccctccacctcctcccacctcctccacaCAGTCTCCTCCTCCACAGCCTGTTCCTCTGCAGCCTCCCTCCTGCACTCCTCTGCCTTAG ACGCACGACAGACTGAAGCCCAGAACAGAGTCACAATGTTGTATAAGGAGGAGGGGGACATGGagccagagagaaagaggaggaaaacTGACAGTGCTG ATAAGGACTATGACTTTGGACTGCCACATACCTCCAGTATTGCGGTGGTCAGCCCCAGCCCAGCTAAGGCTTCTCTTATCAGAGATCTGTTGGGAAAAGCTGCTGTGACTGTGGAAGGAGCCAAGACTGACAAGATGGAAGAGTCACTCACCTGTGTCATCTGTCAGGACCTACTTCATGACTGTGTCAG CCTGCAGCCCTGTATGCACACCTTCTGTGCTGCGTGTTACTCTGACTGGATGGAGCGTTCGtctctctgccccacctgccgTTGCCCTGTAGAGAGGATCCGCAAGAACCACATCCTCAACAACCTGGTGGAGGCCTACCTTATCCAACACCCAG AGAAGTGTCGTAGTGAGGAGGACCTGAAGAGCATGGACAGCCGGAACAAGATAACTCGGGACATGCTGCAGCCAAAGATTGAGCGTTCCTTCTCTGATGAAGAGGGCAGCTCCGATTATCTCTTTGAGCTCTCCGACAATGACAGTGACACCTCCGATATTGG CCAGCCCTTTGTGATGTGCAGACAGTGTCCAGGCTACAGGAAGGAGGTCTGCCAAGTTCTGTGGGCCACAGGACCAGCTCCTCTAGGACCAGCACCACCAACCCCTGAGGATAGGGCAGGGATACCCCCTGGGGCCGGGGCATTATCAACATGCTCTGATGTCCCCACTACAG CTCCTCAGGATTACACCTGTCCTCCTCTGGGCAGCCATGTAATCTGCACATGCTGCCTGCAGCCCATGCCAGACCGCCGCGCCGAGCTCATTGGCCAGCATCTCTCTGCTCAGCAAT GTGTGGCGTGCCTGCGGCCCTTCTGCCACATGTACTGGGGCTGCCAGAGGATCGGCTGTCAAGGCTGCCTAGCACGTTTCAGTG AACTCAACCTTACAGACAAATGCCTGGATGGTGTTCTGAACAGCAATAACTATGAATCAGAGATCCTCCAG AGTTACTTGTCAGCCAGGGGGATGTCGTGGAGGGACATGCTACAGGAGGGTCTTCAGGGCCTGCAACAGGGAACCTTCTATCTGTCTG ATTATCGCATCAACAGTAACGCCATACTGTGTTTCTGCTGTGGCCTGCGAGCCTTCGGGGAGCTGGCCTACAAATACAGACAGAACATCCCTGCCTCTGCACTTCCTG CTGCTGTGACGTCTCGGCCTGACTGTTATTGGGGACGCAACTGCCGTACTCAAGTCAAGGCACACCACGCCAC GAAATTCAACCACATATGTGAGCAGACCCGTTTCAAGAGCTGA
- the LOC121530632 gene encoding E3 ubiquitin-protein ligase CHFR isoform X2 encodes MYQTIKPERTFSQDTIGGATRCSVMQQKAQTFPVTAAVCVSVEPFLVGPPREQQALEEPKPSTSSHLLHTVSSSTACSSAASLLHSSALDARQTEAQNRVTMLYKEEGDMEPERKRRKTDSADKDYDFGLPHTSSIAVVSPSPAKASLIRDLLGKAAVTVEGAKTDKMEESLTCVICQDLLHDCVSLQPCMHTFCAACYSDWMERSSLCPTCRCPVERIRKNHILNNLVEAYLIQHPEKCRSEEDLKSMDSRNKITRDMLQPKIERSFSDEEGSSDYLFELSDNDSDTSDIGQPFVMCRQCPGYRKEVCQVLWATGPAPLGPAPPTPEDRAGIPPGAGALSTCSDVPTTAPQDYTCPPLGSHVICTCCLQPMPDRRAELIGQHLSAQQCVACLRPFCHMYWGCQRIGCQGCLARFSELNLTDKCLDGVLNSNNYESEILQSYLSARGMSWRDMLQEGLQGLQQGTFYLSDYRINSNAILCFCCGLRAFGELAYKYRQNIPASALPAAVTSRPDCYWGRNCRTQVKAHHATKFNHICEQTRFKS; translated from the exons ATGTATCAGACCATAAAACCAGAGAGGACATTCTCACAAGACACAATTG GTGGTGCCACCAGATGCTCAGTAATGCAGCAGAAAGCCCAGACCTTCCCTGTTAccgcagcagtgtgtgtgtctgtggagcCATTCCTTGTTGGACCTCCACGGGAGCAGCAGGCCTTGGAGGAACCCaagccctccacctcctcccacctcctccacaCAGTCTCCTCCTCCACAGCCTGTTCCTCTGCAGCCTCCCTCCTGCACTCCTCTGCCTTAG ACGCACGACAGACTGAAGCCCAGAACAGAGTCACAATGTTGTATAAGGAGGAGGGGGACATGGagccagagagaaagaggaggaaaacTGACAGTGCTG ATAAGGACTATGACTTTGGACTGCCACATACCTCCAGTATTGCGGTGGTCAGCCCCAGCCCAGCTAAGGCTTCTCTTATCAGAGATCTGTTGGGAAAAGCTGCTGTGACTGTGGAAGGAGCCAAGACTGACAAGATGGAAGAGTCACTCACCTGTGTCATCTGTCAGGACCTACTTCATGACTGTGTCAG CCTGCAGCCCTGTATGCACACCTTCTGTGCTGCGTGTTACTCTGACTGGATGGAGCGTTCGtctctctgccccacctgccgTTGCCCTGTAGAGAGGATCCGCAAGAACCACATCCTCAACAACCTGGTGGAGGCCTACCTTATCCAACACCCAG AGAAGTGTCGTAGTGAGGAGGACCTGAAGAGCATGGACAGCCGGAACAAGATAACTCGGGACATGCTGCAGCCAAAGATTGAGCGTTCCTTCTCTGATGAAGAGGGCAGCTCCGATTATCTCTTTGAGCTCTCCGACAATGACAGTGACACCTCCGATATTGG CCAGCCCTTTGTGATGTGCAGACAGTGTCCAGGCTACAGGAAGGAGGTCTGCCAAGTTCTGTGGGCCACAGGACCAGCTCCTCTAGGACCAGCACCACCAACCCCTGAGGATAGGGCAGGGATACCCCCTGGGGCCGGGGCATTATCAACATGCTCTGATGTCCCCACTACAG CTCCTCAGGATTACACCTGTCCTCCTCTGGGCAGCCATGTAATCTGCACATGCTGCCTGCAGCCCATGCCAGACCGCCGCGCCGAGCTCATTGGCCAGCATCTCTCTGCTCAGCAAT GTGTGGCGTGCCTGCGGCCCTTCTGCCACATGTACTGGGGCTGCCAGAGGATCGGCTGTCAAGGCTGCCTAGCACGTTTCAGTG AACTCAACCTTACAGACAAATGCCTGGATGGTGTTCTGAACAGCAATAACTATGAATCAGAGATCCTCCAG AGTTACTTGTCAGCCAGGGGGATGTCGTGGAGGGACATGCTACAGGAGGGTCTTCAGGGCCTGCAACAGGGAACCTTCTATCTGTCTG ATTATCGCATCAACAGTAACGCCATACTGTGTTTCTGCTGTGGCCTGCGAGCCTTCGGGGAGCTGGCCTACAAATACAGACAGAACATCCCTGCCTCTGCACTTCCTG CTGCTGTGACGTCTCGGCCTGACTGTTATTGGGGACGCAACTGCCGTACTCAAGTCAAGGCACACCACGCCAC GAAATTCAACCACATATGTGAGCAGACCCGTTTCAAGAGCTGA